TGTGATGCGCCTGAAATCGCAGGCTTAAGTCTGTAGCCTGTTTTCATGTCTCGGGGTCCTCGTGCCGTCGAAGTTGTGCTGTCCGATGAGGAGCGCGCCGAGTTGTTGCGCTGGGCGGGCGGGGCAGTGGCGCCCCGTCTCGCCGAGCGGGCACGCATCGTCTTGGCGTGTGCGGATGGGAAGCCGAATACGCGTGTGGCGGCGGAGTTCAAGGTAACCGCGGACACGGTGAGGAAGTGGCGCTCGCGGTTTGCTGCCCGGCGGATGGCCGGGCTTGCGGATGAGCCGCGGCCGGGCCGACGCAAGTCGGAGCTGGTGCTCAGTGATGACGAACGGGCTCAGCTGACGCGTTGGGCGAGGCGCGCGAAGACCGCGCAGTTTTTGGCTCTGCGCGCGAGGATCGTGCTGCGGTGCGCGGAGGGCGGGACGAACAAGCAGGTGGCGGCCGAGCTCGGGGTGAGCGAGCAGTCGGTGAACCGCTGGCGGGCCCGGTTCGTCAAGCGGCGGCTGGACGGTCTGGTCGACGAGCCGCGGCCCGGCCGGCCGCCGTCCATCCTGCTCGACCAGGTCGAGGACGTGGTCGTCGCGACGCTGGAATCCGCCCCGGGCCAGGACACCCACTGGTCGCGGGCCTCCATGGCCGCCCGCACCGGGCTGTCGAAGTCCACCATCGGGCGGATCTGGAAGAAGTTCGACCTCAAGCCGCACCTGCAGGACGCCTTCAAGCTCTCCACCGACCCGCAGTTCGTCGCGAAGGTCGTCGACGTCGTCGGCCTGTACCACAACCCGCCGGAGAAAGCCGTGGTGTTGTGCGTGGACGAGAAGAGCCAGATTCAGGCGCTGGACCGCTCGCAGCCGGTGCTGCCGATGATGCCGGGCATGCCCGAACGGCGCACCCACGACTACCTGCGACACGGCATCACCAGCCTGTTCGCCGCCTTCAACATCGCCGACGGCACTGTCATCGGTGAACTGCACCGCCGCCACCGGGCCGTCGAGTTCAAGAAGTTTCTGGTCACGATAGACAAGGCGGTTCCTGCCGGGCTCGATGTGCACCTGGTGTGTGACAACTACGCCACCCACAACACCCCCGAGATCAAGACCTGGCTCGGCAAGCACCCCCGCTTCCATGTCCACTTCACTCCGACCGGCTCTTCCTGGATCAACCAGGTCGAGCGGTGGTTCGGCCTGCTCACCGACAAGCTCATCCGCCGAGGCGTCCACACCTCGGTGAAGGCGCTGGAGGAGGACATCAGGGCCTGGATCGACTCATGGAACGAGAACCCCCGGCCCTTCACCTGGACCAAGACCGCCGACGAGATCCTCAAATCCCTCGCCGACTACCTCACCAAGCTCACTCCGCCAGCCACCGAAAATCAGCGAGAGACTTAAGCCTGCGATTTCAGGCGCATCACACTAGTATCGCTCATACCTAACAGGTATACATGGCCTCTGTCTCCCGGCGAGGGTGCCCGGAGCCATGTGCACGTGTTCAGGGAGGAACCTATGCGGTGGATACGCATCGCCGGTAGGGGTCCCTGGATACGGGCCGCCTGCAGGGGGCTGCTCGCACTCGCCGTGATCATGACCGGGTACGTCGCCTCCGGTGCCCGCGCCGACGAGGGCGCCGGTGGCGGCCGTGGTCCGCTCACCCTGGCCACCGCCGGCGATCTCACCGGCTATCTGGGCCCGCTGCTCCAGGGCTGGAACCGCACCCACCCCGGCGAGAAGGTCACCCTCGTCGAGCTGCCGGACTCGGCCGACGAGACCCATGCGCAGATGACCACCGACCTGCGCGGCGGCGACCGGGGCCGCTTCGACGTGCTCAACATCGACGTCAACTGGACCTCGGAGTTCGCCGCGGCCGGCTGGATACGGCCCCTCCCGAGAGAACGTTTCCCCCTCGGCAGCTTCCTGCCGCCGGTCGTGGACACGGCCACCTACGACGGCCGTCTGTACGCGGTCCCGTATGTCACGAATGCCGGACTGCTCCTGTATCGCAAGGACATCCTCGCCAAGGAGGGCGTGCCCCCGCCGCGCACCTGGGCCGAGCTGGAGCACGACGCGAAGACCATAGCGCCGAAATACGGACTCGGCGGCTACGCCGGCCAGTTCCTGCCCTACGAGGGGCTCACCGTCAACGCGGCCGAGGCCGTGTACTCGGCGGGCGGCACGATCCTCGGCGGCGAGGGCACCCGGGTCACCGTCGGCTCCTCCGCCGCCCGCGAGGGCATCGGCTTCCTCGCCCGGGGCGTCCGTGAGGGCTGGATACCGAAGGCGGCGCTGACGTACAAGGAGGAGGAGTCCAAGCAGGCGTTCCAGGACGGCAGGCTGCTCTTCCTGCGCAACTGGCCCTACGCCTACGTCGTCGCCTCCGCCGGCGGTTCCAAGGTCGCCGGGAAGATCGGCGCCGTACCGCTGCCCGGACCCGACGGGCCGGGGACGAGCGTGCTCGGCGGCTCCGATCTCGCGGTCAACTCCCATGCCCGGCACCCCGATTCGGCCGCGCGTCTGATCGCCTACCTCACCAGTGCGCCCGTCCAGCGCCAGGTGCTCACCCGGGGTGCGCTGCCACCCGTACGCGCCGCGCTCTACGAAGACCCCGCGCTGGTACGGCGCTTCCCCTATCTCCCCACCCTGCGCACCGCCGTGCTCACTGCCCGGCCGCGCCCCAAGAGCCCGCACTACGACCAGGTCAGCCTCGTGGTGCAGGCGGTCGTGCGGGATGCGCTCACCGGGCGGGAGACGCCCGAGCAGGCCGTGCGCCGGCTCGCGCGCGAGCTCGACGCGATCGCCCGTCGCTAGTTACTTGTTAGGTAACGCGCCGGTCTCATCTTGCCGCGCGATGCCCTGTTAAGTCCGTATTTGCTCCGTCAACTCGCCAGTAGCTTGCGTTCTTTTCGTTGACACCCTCACGACACGCCTACCTAACATGCATGCATGTTGAGTAGGTACCACTGGTGGCGCGACGCGGTCATCTACCAGGTCTACGTCCGCAGCTTCCTGGACAGCACCGGCGACGGCGTCGGTGATCTGGCCGGCGTCCGGGCCGGGCTGCCGTATCTGAAGAAGCTCGGTGTCGACGGCATCTGGCTGAGCCCGTTCTATCCCTCGCCGCAGCACGACCACGGCTACGACGTGGCCGACTACTGCGGGGTCGACCCGCTCTTCGGTGACCTCGCCGAGTTCGACCTGCTGATGGCGGCCGCCCGGCGGCTCGGCATCAAGGTGCTGCTCGACATCGTCCCCAACCACTGCTCCAGCGAGCACCCGTGGTTCCGCGAGGCCCTGGCCGGCGCACCCGGCAGCCCGGCCCGCGCCCGCTTCCACTTCGCCGACGGCCAGGGACCTCAGGGCGCCGAGCCCCCCAACAACTGGCACGCCATGTTCGGCGGCCCGGCCTGGACCAGGGTCGCCGACGGCCAGTGGTACCTGCACATGTTCACGCCCGAGCAGCCCGACTGGAACTGGCGCGACCCCGAGGTCGCCGCCGAGTTCGACCGCGTCCTGCGCTTCTGGCTCGACCGCGGCGTCGACGGCTTCCGCATCGACGTGGCGGCCGGACTGTACAAGCACCCCGAACTGCCCGACTCCGACGACCCGGAGGCCGACGCCCGCACCCGCGACTCGGTCAACCCGCTCGCCTGGAACCAGCCCGAGGTGCACGAGGTGTGGCGCCGCTGGCGCGCTCTGTGCGAGGAGTACACCGCACGCGACGGCCGCGAGCGCCTCCTCGTCGGCGAGGTCTCCGTCCCCACCGCCCGCGAACACGCCCTGTACGTCCGCCCGGACGAACTCCACCAGGCCTTCTTCTTCGACCTGCTCGGCGCCTCCTGGGACGCCGACGCCTTCCGCAAGGTCATCTCCGAGGCCATGCAGGACATCGCCGGTACGGGCTCGACCGTCACCTGGGTCCTCAACAACCACGACCAGGTCCGCACCGTCACCCGCTACGGCGAACCCGCCACCGAGGGCAGCGGCCTCGGCGCCGCCCGCGCCCGCGCCGCCGCGCTGCTCATGCTGGCGCTGCCCGGAGCCGCGTACATCTACCAGGGCGAGGAACTGGGCCTGCCCGAGGTCGTCGACCTGCCCGACGACGTCCTCACCGACCCGATATTCCGCCGCACCGGCAGCCGCGCCCGGATCCGCGACGGCTGCCGGGTGCCGCTGCCCTGGTCCGGGCAGGCCTCCCCGTTCGGCTTCACCTCCGGCGTGGAAGGCGCCAAGCCCTGGCTGCCGCAGCCCGACTACTTCGCCGAGTACGCCACCGACCGCGCCCTCGCCGACACCCGCTCCTTCTGGCACCTCTACCGGGACGGACTCCAACTCCGATCCAGCCTCCCCCAGTTGGGCGATGGCACGCTCCAGTGGCTGGACAGCCCGCCCGGCGTCCTCGCCTTCACCCGCGGTGACGGCCTGGTCTGCGCCGTCAACTTCGGTACGGCCCCCACCCCCGCCCCGGTCTCCGGCACCCCCCTGCTCTCCAGCGGCCCCGTCACGCCCGGCGTCCTGCCCGGCTCCACGGCCGCCTGGTGGCTCGACCTCTGATCCCCGGCAACTCACCTCCTGTCGAAAGGCACGTCAGCGATGATGCGACGACGTACGACCCTGCTCACCAGCTGCACCGCCCTCGCCCTGGCGCTCGGCGCGACCGCCTGCGGCGGCGGACCGGTCTCCGCGGGCGGCGGCGACAAGGCACTCAGCGGCCAGACGGTCACCGTGGCCGGCGTCTGGTCCGGCAGCGAACAGAAGAACTTCCAGAAGGTCCTGGACGCCTTCACCGCGAAGACCGGCGCCAAGACCCAGTTCGTGTCGACCGGCGACAACGTCTCCACGGTCGTCGGCAGCAAGATCGAGGGCGGCAACGCGCCCGACGTCGTCATGGTCCCGCAGGTCGGCGTTCTGCAGCAGTTCGCGCAGAAGGGCTGGCTGAAGCCGCTGTCGCCGACCGCCCAGCAGACGATCGGCGCCGACTACTCGCCCGTGTGGAAGAAGTACGGCAGCGTCGGCGGCACCCTGTACGGCCTGTACTTCAAGGCCGCCCACAAGTCGACCGTCTGGTACAGCCCCGGCGCGCTCGCCCAGGCCGGGGTCAAGCCGCCGAAGACGTACGACGAGATGCTCAAGGCCGGCCACACCGTCTCCGACTCCGGGCTCGCCGCCTTCGCCGTCGGCGGCGAGGACGGCTGGACCCTCACCGACTGGTTCGAGAACATCTACCTCTCCCAGGCCGGACCCGAGAAGTACGACGCCCTCGCCGCCCACAAGCTGAAGTGGACCGACCCCTCGGTCGTCGACGCGCTCACCACGCTCGGCAAGCTGTTCAAGGACAAGCAGCTCGTCGCGGGCGGCCAGAAGGGGGCCCTGAACACCGACTTCCCGAGCTCGGTGGAGAAGGTCTTCGGGCCCAAGCCCGAGGCCGGCATGGTTTACGAGGGCGACTTCGTGGCCGGTGTCGCCCACGACCAGTTCGGCAAGACCATCGGCAAGGACGCGAACTTCTTCCCGTTCCCGGCCGTCGGCGGCGGTACGGCACCGGTGGTCAGCGGCGGTGACGCGGCGGTCGTCCTCAAGGACGGCAAGAACGCCAAGGCCGGCATGAAGCTCCTGGAGTACCTGGCCACCCCCGAGGCCGCGGCCGTCTGGGCCAAGGCCGGCGGCTTCCTGTCCCCGAACAAGAAGCTCGACCCCGCCTCCTACGGCGACGACGTCACCCGCGCCACCGCCAAGTCGCTGATCGACGCGGGCGACTCGGTCCGCTTCGACATGTCCGACCAGGCCCCGGCGGCCTTCGGCGGCACCAAGGGCGCCGGCGAGTGGAAGCTGCTCCAGGACTTCCTGCGCGACCCGTCCGACCCGAAGGGCACCGCGGCGAAGCTGGAATCCGCGGCGGCGAAGGCCTACCAGGGCTGAGCGGCTGCATCATGACCGCCACCACTGTCGTGAAACAGCAGGCGGGCCCGCGGGCCGCCGGCGTGGCGCGCGGGCGCCGCAGCCGGCGGCGCGCCCGGCTGATCGCCCTGCTCTTCGTCTTCCCCGCGCTGCTCCTGCTCGGCGCGCTCGTCGTCTACCCGGTGCTGTTCTCCGTCGGCCGCAGCTTCTTCGACGCCTCCGGCACCCGGTTCGTGGGCGGCGACAACTACACCGAGATGTTCCGCGACCCGGCCACCCTGAAGGCCATCCGCAACACCACCATCTGGGTGGTCGTGGCCCCGGCCCTGCTGACCGGCCTCGGCCTGATCCTCGCCGTCCTGGTGGAGAAGGTCCGCTGGGCCACGGCGTTCAAGCTCCTGCTCTTCATGCCGATGGCGGTGTCCTTCCTGGCCGCCGGCATCATCTTCCGGCTCGCCTACGACGAGGACCCGAACAAGGGCGTGCTCAACGCGGCCGCCGTCTCCGTCCACGACGCCTTCGAGGGCACGTCCTCGTACCCGACGGCGCGCGGCCGGGAGGGCCTGCTGACCCAGGACCGGGACGGCTCGTACCGCACGACCGCCGCCGCCGGCCGCTCGGTGGCGCTCCCCATGGTCGGCGTGCTGCCCAAGGACCTGCCCAAGAACGCCTCGCCCGCCTACCCGGCGGCCGGCCGGAAGGCCGCGCCCGGCGAGCTGCGCGGTGTCGTCTACCTGGACTTCACCCCCGGCGGCGGAGGCAAGCAGGGCAAGGTCGACCCGAAGGAGAGCGGCCTGCCCGGGATGAAGGTCGAGGCGGTGCGGGACGGCGGCACGGTCGCGAGCACGACGACCGCGGCCGACGGCTCCTTCCGCTTCTCCGGGCTGCGCGCGGGCTCGTACACGGTGAAACTCCCCCGGTCCAACTTCGCCCCGCCCTACCAGGGCATCTCCTGGCTCGGACCGACGCTCGTCACCCCGGCGATCATCGGCGCGTACCTGTGGATCTGGACGGGTTTCGCGATGGTCCTGATCGGCGCGGGTCTGTCCGCCCTGCCCCGGGACGCGCTGGAGGCCGCGCGGATGGACGGCGCGAACGAGTGGCAGATCTTCCGCAGGATCACCGTGCCGCTGCTCGCGCCCGTGCTCACCGTGGTCTTCGTGACCCTCGTGATCAATGTGATGAAGGTCTTCGACCTCGTCTACATCATCGCGCCCGGACCGGTGCAGGAGGACGCCACGGTGCTGGCCACACAGATGTGGCTGGTCTCCTTCGGCGGCGGCAACAACCAGGGCCTCGGCAGCGCCCTGGGCGTCCTGCTCCTGCTCCTGGTGATCCCGGCGATGGTCTTCAACGTCCGCCGCTTCCGCAACAGTCAACGATGAGGAGTCAGCGATGAACGCGATCAGGCGGGGCCTGGGCAGCGGCCTGGTGCAGGCCTTCCTGGTGGTGATCGGCCTGGTCTGGCTGACCCCGCTGGCGGGCCTGTTCCTCTCCTCCCTCCGCTCGGCGCAGGACACCGCGAAGGGCGGCTGGTGGACGGCCCTGGCCAGCCCGAGCCAGCTGTCCTTCGACAACTACTCGGCGCTGCTGAAGAACTCCGGCATGACGCAGGCCTTCTGGAACACGGTCCTGATCTCGGTACCGGCGACCACCCTCGTCGTGGTCATCGCCGCCCTCGCCGGATACGCCTTCGCCTGGCTGGACTTCCCCCTCCGGGAGCCGATCTTCCTGCTGGTGGTGGCCCTGTTGGTGGTGCCGGTCCAGATCGGCCTGCTGCCGGTGGCCAAACTCTTCGGCGCGCTGGGCCTGTTCGGCACGATCCCCGGAGTCGTCCTCTTCCACGTCGCCTACGGCCTCCCCTTCGCCGTGTTCCTGCTGCGCAACTACTTCGCGGAGATGCCGAAGGAGATGCTGGAGGCGGCGCGGATGGACGGCGGCAGCGAGTGGCGCATCTTCACCCGTCTGGTCCTGCCGGTGGGGCGCCCCGCGATCGCCTCGCTCGCCATCTTCCAGTTCCTCTGGGTGTGGAACGACATGCTGGTCGCCCTGCTCTTCGCCGACAGCTCCTCGCAGCCGCTGACGGTGGAACTCCAGTCCCAGATCCGGCAGTTCGGCAGCAACATCGACGTGCTGGCGCCGGGCGCGTTCCTGTCCCTGATCGTGCCGGTGGTGGTGTTCTTCGCCTTCCAGCGGCACTTCGTGCAGGGCGTGATGGCGGGCTCGGTCAAATGAGTCGGGCGGCGGGGAACCGGAGCTCCCCGCCGCCTCTACACCTGGCCGGTCCTCACGGCGACGCCGGCGGATACAGCGACCTCGGCAGCTGCGAGGCCGCCGCCGAGTCCAGCAGCCACAGGGTGCGGGAACGGCCGTACGCCCCCGCCGCCGGTGCCTGGATCTCGCCCGCGCCCGACAGGGCGATGGCCACGGCCTCCGCCTTGTCCTCGCCGGCCGCGAGCAGCCAGACCTCGCGGGCCGAGCGGATCGCCGGGAGGGTGAGGGAGATCCGGGTCGGCGGAGGCTTGGGGGCGCCGCGGACGCCCACCACCGTGCGCTCGGTCTCCCGCACGGCCGGCAACTCCGGGAAGAGCGAGGCCACATGGGTGTCCGGGCCGACGCCCAGCATCAGCACGTCGAAGGTGGGCACCGAGCCGTGGTTCTCCGGTCCGGCCGCCTTCGCCAGCTCCATCGCGTACGCCTCGGCCGCCGCGTCGACGTCCGTACCGTACGGGCCGTCGGAGGCGGGCATGGCGTGCACGCGCTCCGGGTCCAGCGGTACGGCGTCCAGCAGGGCCGCTCGGGCCTGGGTGACGTTGCGCTCGGGATCGCCCTCGGGCAGGTAACGCTCGTCGCCCCACCAGAGGTCCAGGCGCGCCCAGTCGATGGCGTCCCGCGCGGGCGCCGCCGCCAGCGCGGCCAGCAGGCCGTTGCCGTTGCGGCCCCCGGTGAGGACCACGGACGCGGTGCCCCGGGAGGCCTGCGCGTCCACGATCTTCGTGATCAGGCGCGCCGCGGCGGCCTGTGCCATCAGTTCCTTGTCGCGGTGGACGACCAGCTGCGGAGTGCTCACTTCGCCGCCGCCTTCCTCGCCGGTGCCTTCTTCGCGGTCTTGGCCGCCGCCTTCTTGGCCGGGGCCTTGGCCGCTTCCGCCACGGGCTCCGGCCCGGCGGCCGGTTCAGCCGCAGGCAGCTGCTCGGGAACCGAGTTCAGCCGCTGCACGCCGTAGCGCAGTGCCGAGGCGTAGGTGTCGTCCGGGTCGAGCCGGCGCAGCTCCTCCGCGATCAGTTCGGCGGTCTCCCGCCGCTTCAGCGCCACCGCGCGGGCCGGCTGGCCCTCGATGGACAGCGTGGCCAGCGAGCCGTCCGCGCGGTCCAGCACGATCGGGCCGCAGTCGGTGTCCATGCGGACGGCCGTGAGACCCGGACCGGACGACAGCGAGCGCTTGACGGGCACGTCCAGCCGGTCCGCGAGCCACATCGCCAGCAGCTCACAGCTCGGGTTGAACTCCTCGCCCTCCACCTCGACGGCCTTCACCTCACAGATGACCTGGTCCAGGGCCGCCGCGAGCATCGAGCGCCACGGCGTGATCCGGGTCCAGGACAGATCGGTGTCGCCGGGCGTGTAGGCCTCGGCGCGGGCGGACAGCTCCCGCACCGGCTGCTCGGCGGCGTAGGTGTCGGTGACCCGGCGCTGCGCGAGCGCGCCCAGCGGGTCCTTCGCCGGCTCCAGCGGGGCGTTCACCGGCCACCACACGACCACCGGGGCGTCCGGCAGCAGCAGCGGCAGCACGACCGAGTCGGCGTGGTCGGCGACCTCGCCGTACAGCCGGAGCACGACCGTCTCGCCGGTGCCCGCGTCCGCGCCCACCCGCACCTCGGCGTCCAGCCGCGACGTCGTACGGTCGCGCGGGGTGCGGGAGACCCGCTTGATGACCACCAGGGTGCGCGAAGGGTGCTCGCGCGACGCCTCGTTGGCGGCCCTGAGCGCGTCGTAGGCGTTCTCCTCGTCGGTGACGATGACGAGGGTGAGGACCATGCCGACGGCGGGCGTGCCGATCGCGCGGCGGCCCTGCACGAGCGCCTTGTTGATCTCTCCGGCGGTGGTGTCGGTCAGGTCTATCTTCATGGCCGGCGCCAGCTCCGTCCGTCTCGTGCGAGCATCTCGTCCGCCTCGGCGGGGCCCCAGGTGCCCGACGGGTACTGTGCGGGCCTGCCGTGCTTGTCCCAGTACTCCTCGATCGGGTCGAGGATCTTCCAGGACAACTCGACCTCCTCCGTGCGCGGGAAGAGGTTGGCGTCGCCGAGCAGCACGTCCAGGATCAGCCGTTCGTACGCCTCCGGGCTGGACTCCGTGAACGACTCGCCGTAGGCGAAGTCCATGGAGACGTCCCGGATCTCCATCGAGGTGCCCGGCACCTTCGAACCGAACCGCACGGTCACGCCCTCGTCCGGCTGGACGCGGATGACGATCGCGTTCTGGCCCAGCTCCTCCGTCGCCGTGGTGTCGAAGGGCGAGTGCGGGGCCCGCTGGAAGACGACGGCGATCTCCGTCACCCGGCGGCCGAGGCGCTTGCCGGTGCGCAGATAGAAGGGGACGCCCGCCCAGCGGCGGTTGTCGATCTCCAGCTTGATCGCCGCGTAGGTGTCGGTCTTCGACTTGGCGTCGATGCCGTCCTCTTCGAGGTAGCCGATGACCTTCTCGCCGCCCTGCCAGCCGCCCGCGTACTGCCCACGCACGGTCGAGGCGCCCAGATCCCTGGGCAGCCGGACCGCGCCGAGGACCTTCTCCTTCTCCGCGGCCAGCGCGTCCGCGCCGAAGGAGGCGGGCTCCTCCATGGCCGTCAGCGCCATGAGCTGGAGCAGGTGGTTCTGGATGACATCGCGGGCGGCGCCGATGCCGTCGTAGTAGCCGGCCCGGCCGCCGATGCCGATGTCCTCGGCCATGGTGATCTGCACATGGTCCACGAAGGACCGGTTCCAGATCGGCTCGAACATGGTGTTGGCGAAGCGCAGCGCCAGGATGTTCTGGACGGTCTCCTTGCCGAGGTAGTGGTCGATCCGGAACACCTGGTCCGGCTCGAACACCTCGTGCACGACCTTGTTCAGTTCCTCGGCCGACTTCAGGTCGTGGCCGAACGGCTTCTCGATGACCGCGCGCCGCCAGGAACCGCCCGACTGGTCGGCCAGACCGTGCTTCTTCAGCTGCTGGATGACCACCGGGAAGGAGCGCGGCGGCACCGACAGGTAGAAGGCGAAGTTGCCGCCCGTGCCCTGTGCCTTGTCCAGTTCCTCGATGGTGGCGCGCAGCCGCTCGAAGGCGTCGTCGTCGTCGAAGGTGCCCTGGACGAAGCGCATCCCCTGGATGAGCTGCTGCCAGACCTCCTCCCGGAACGGCGTACGGGCGTGCGCCTTGACGGCGTCGTGGACCTCGGCGGCGAAGTCCTCGTTCTCCCACTCGCGGCGGGCGAAGCCCACCAGTGAGAAGCCCGGCGGCAGCAGTCCCCGGTTGGCGAGGTCGTACACCGCGGGCATCAGCTTCTTGCGGGACAGGTCGCCCGTGACCCCGAAGATGACCAGGCCCGACGGCCCCGCGATACGCGGGAGCCGTCGGTCGGCCGGGTCACGGAGCGGGTTCGCTCCGGAACCGGAAACGGGTGACAAGTCAGCCCTCCGAAGGGGCGAGGCGCTCGAGCTCCGCCTGGGTGGACTTCAGCAGGTCGTTCCAGGACGCCTCGAACTTCTCGACGCCCTCGTCCTCCAGCACCTGCACCACGTCGTCGTACGAGATGCCGAGCTTCTCCAGCGCGTCGAGATCGGCACGCGCCTGCTCGTAGGTGCCGCGGATGGTGTCGCCGCTGATCTCGCCGTGCTCCTCGGTGGCCTCCAGCGTGGCCTCCGGCATGGTGTTGACCGTGTTCGGAGCGACCAGCTCGGTCACGTACAGCGTGTCCGGGTAGGCCGGGTCCTTCACACCGGTCGACGCCCACAGCGGACGCTGCTTGTGGGCGCCCGCGTTCTCCAGCGCGTTCCAGCGGCTCGAGGAGAAGACCTCCTCGTACGCCTGGTAGGCGAGGCGCGCGTTGGCGACGGCGGCCTTGCCGCGCAGCGCCGTGGCCTCCTCGGTGCCGATCCCGTCCAGCCGCTTGTCGATCTCGGTGTCCACACGGGACACGAAGAACGACGCCACGGAACGGATCAGCGACAGGTCGAGGCCGCGCTCCTTGGCCTTCTCCAGACCGGCCAGGTAGGCGGCCATGACCTCGCGGTAGCGCTCCAGCGAGAAGATCAGCGTGACGTTGACACTGATGCCGAGGCCGATGACCTCGGTGATCGCCGGCAGACCCGCCTTGGTGGCCGGGATCTTGATGAGCGTGTTGGGCCGGTCGACCAGCCAGGCCAGCTGCTTGGCCTCGGCGACGGTGGCCGCCGTGTTGTGCGCGAGGCGCGGGTCGACCTCGATGGAGACCCGGCCGTCCTGACCGCCGGTGGCGTCGAAGACGGGGCGCAGGATGTCGGCGGCGTCGCGGACGTCCGCCGTGGTGATCATGCGGATGGCCTCTTCGACGGTGACCTTGCGGGCGGCGAGGTCGGTGACCTGCTGCTCGTAGCCGTCGCCGCCGCTGATCGCCTTCTGGAAGATCGTCGGGTTGGTGGTGACGCCCACGACGTGCTGCTGGTCGATCAGCTCGGCGAGGTTGCCGGACGTGATCCGCTTGCGCGACAGGTCGTCCAGCCAGATCGCGACGCCTTCTTCGGAGAGGCGCTTGAGTGCGTCTGTCATGGAATTACATCTCCTACGTGTCGTATATGAGCGTCAGCGCTGGGCGGCGGCGATGGATTCCCGGGCCTTGCCGGCCACATTCTCGGCAGTGAAGCCGAACTCGCGGAAGAGCACCTTGCCGTCGGCGGAAGCACCGAAGTGCTCCAGGGAAACGATGCGGCCGGCGTCCCCGACGTAGCGGTACCACGTCAGCCCGATGCCCGCCTCCACGGCCACACGGGCCCTGACGGACGGCGGGAGCACGGAGTCCCGGTACCCCTGGTCCTGCTCCTCGAACCACTCGACGGACGGCATCGACACGACACGCGTCGGGATGCCCTCGGCCTGGAGCTGCTCACGCGCCTCCACGGCCACATGCACCTCGGAGCCGGTGGCGATCAGGATCACCTGCGGCTCGCCGCCTTCGGCCTCGAACAGGACATAGCCACCCTTGGCCGCGTCCTCGTTCGGCGCGTACACCGGCACGCCCTGGCGGGTGAGTGCGAGGCCGTGCGGCTGCCCCTTGCCGAACTCCTTGGTGTAGCGCCGCAGGATCTCGCGCCAGGCGATCGCGGTCTCGTTGGCGTCCGCCGGGCGGAC
Above is a genomic segment from Streptomyces fodineus containing:
- a CDS encoding IS630 family transposase translates to MSRGPRAVEVVLSDEERAELLRWAGGAVAPRLAERARIVLACADGKPNTRVAAEFKVTADTVRKWRSRFAARRMAGLADEPRPGRRKSELVLSDDERAQLTRWARRAKTAQFLALRARIVLRCAEGGTNKQVAAELGVSEQSVNRWRARFVKRRLDGLVDEPRPGRPPSILLDQVEDVVVATLESAPGQDTHWSRASMAARTGLSKSTIGRIWKKFDLKPHLQDAFKLSTDPQFVAKVVDVVGLYHNPPEKAVVLCVDEKSQIQALDRSQPVLPMMPGMPERRTHDYLRHGITSLFAAFNIADGTVIGELHRRHRAVEFKKFLVTIDKAVPAGLDVHLVCDNYATHNTPEIKTWLGKHPRFHVHFTPTGSSWINQVERWFGLLTDKLIRRGVHTSVKALEEDIRAWIDSWNENPRPFTWTKTADEILKSLADYLTKLTPPATENQRET
- a CDS encoding ABC transporter substrate-binding protein, encoding MRWIRIAGRGPWIRAACRGLLALAVIMTGYVASGARADEGAGGGRGPLTLATAGDLTGYLGPLLQGWNRTHPGEKVTLVELPDSADETHAQMTTDLRGGDRGRFDVLNIDVNWTSEFAAAGWIRPLPRERFPLGSFLPPVVDTATYDGRLYAVPYVTNAGLLLYRKDILAKEGVPPPRTWAELEHDAKTIAPKYGLGGYAGQFLPYEGLTVNAAEAVYSAGGTILGGEGTRVTVGSSAAREGIGFLARGVREGWIPKAALTYKEEESKQAFQDGRLLFLRNWPYAYVVASAGGSKVAGKIGAVPLPGPDGPGTSVLGGSDLAVNSHARHPDSAARLIAYLTSAPVQRQVLTRGALPPVRAALYEDPALVRRFPYLPTLRTAVLTARPRPKSPHYDQVSLVVQAVVRDALTGRETPEQAVRRLARELDAIARR
- a CDS encoding glycoside hydrolase family 13 protein, whose protein sequence is MLSRYHWWRDAVIYQVYVRSFLDSTGDGVGDLAGVRAGLPYLKKLGVDGIWLSPFYPSPQHDHGYDVADYCGVDPLFGDLAEFDLLMAAARRLGIKVLLDIVPNHCSSEHPWFREALAGAPGSPARARFHFADGQGPQGAEPPNNWHAMFGGPAWTRVADGQWYLHMFTPEQPDWNWRDPEVAAEFDRVLRFWLDRGVDGFRIDVAAGLYKHPELPDSDDPEADARTRDSVNPLAWNQPEVHEVWRRWRALCEEYTARDGRERLLVGEVSVPTAREHALYVRPDELHQAFFFDLLGASWDADAFRKVISEAMQDIAGTGSTVTWVLNNHDQVRTVTRYGEPATEGSGLGAARARAAALLMLALPGAAYIYQGEELGLPEVVDLPDDVLTDPIFRRTGSRARIRDGCRVPLPWSGQASPFGFTSGVEGAKPWLPQPDYFAEYATDRALADTRSFWHLYRDGLQLRSSLPQLGDGTLQWLDSPPGVLAFTRGDGLVCAVNFGTAPTPAPVSGTPLLSSGPVTPGVLPGSTAAWWLDL
- a CDS encoding ABC transporter substrate-binding protein, with translation MMRRRTTLLTSCTALALALGATACGGGPVSAGGGDKALSGQTVTVAGVWSGSEQKNFQKVLDAFTAKTGAKTQFVSTGDNVSTVVGSKIEGGNAPDVVMVPQVGVLQQFAQKGWLKPLSPTAQQTIGADYSPVWKKYGSVGGTLYGLYFKAAHKSTVWYSPGALAQAGVKPPKTYDEMLKAGHTVSDSGLAAFAVGGEDGWTLTDWFENIYLSQAGPEKYDALAAHKLKWTDPSVVDALTTLGKLFKDKQLVAGGQKGALNTDFPSSVEKVFGPKPEAGMVYEGDFVAGVAHDQFGKTIGKDANFFPFPAVGGGTAPVVSGGDAAVVLKDGKNAKAGMKLLEYLATPEAAAVWAKAGGFLSPNKKLDPASYGDDVTRATAKSLIDAGDSVRFDMSDQAPAAFGGTKGAGEWKLLQDFLRDPSDPKGTAAKLESAAAKAYQG
- a CDS encoding ABC transporter permease subunit, which encodes MTATTVVKQQAGPRAAGVARGRRSRRRARLIALLFVFPALLLLGALVVYPVLFSVGRSFFDASGTRFVGGDNYTEMFRDPATLKAIRNTTIWVVVAPALLTGLGLILAVLVEKVRWATAFKLLLFMPMAVSFLAAGIIFRLAYDEDPNKGVLNAAAVSVHDAFEGTSSYPTARGREGLLTQDRDGSYRTTAAAGRSVALPMVGVLPKDLPKNASPAYPAAGRKAAPGELRGVVYLDFTPGGGGKQGKVDPKESGLPGMKVEAVRDGGTVASTTTAADGSFRFSGLRAGSYTVKLPRSNFAPPYQGISWLGPTLVTPAIIGAYLWIWTGFAMVLIGAGLSALPRDALEAARMDGANEWQIFRRITVPLLAPVLTVVFVTLVINVMKVFDLVYIIAPGPVQEDATVLATQMWLVSFGGGNNQGLGSALGVLLLLLVIPAMVFNVRRFRNSQR